The Thunnus thynnus chromosome 2, fThuThy2.1, whole genome shotgun sequence genome includes a region encoding these proteins:
- the gnb1l gene encoding guanine nucleotide-binding protein subunit beta-like protein 1, translating to MSRPAPSPIYTLRGAGGPLNTLHFSCHGGDTPLLFSGSGKGAIHMWNLNNRRTEKILEGHSGSSVIWVSTLQSTDTLISQGRDMQVNLWDLSEGRSDIVDSVWTGSIGFCQCSLLEMRPGTFLLAFAGQQTEEIKIIELPSKTPVCTLAPDAKLGMVMCIKLWQPDSGPGPLLLAGYEDGSLLLWDVTQRSKLSEAKAHPEPVMCMTFDTERLRGISGSSEKKLSPWMLDGQNNLQLQDCVTLVNPGVSQLCIRGDGKLLASAGWDHRVRVFGWKKLRPLAVLQYHTDMVLSVAFSDHKDPRQRLLAAGSKDQRISLWSIYNEGADTG from the exons ATGTCTCGTCCTGCTCCATCCCCCATCTACACCCTGAGGGGGGCCGGTGGACCCCTCAACACCCTCCACTTTAGCTGCCATGGAGGGGACACACCCCTCCTCTTTTCTGG GTCGGGGAAGGGTGCCATCCATATGTGGAACCTGAACAACAGGAGGACTGAGAAGATTTTAGAAGGTCACTCTGGTAGTTCAGTCATCTGGGTCAGCACACTGCAGTCGACAGATACCCTCATCAG TCAGGGACGGGACATGCAGGTCAATCTGTGGGATCTGAGCGAAGGTCGCAGTGATATTGTGGACTCCGTGTGGACCGGCAGTATTGGATTCTGTCAGTGCTCCTTGTTGGAGATGAGACCTGGGACCTTCCTGCTTGCCTTTGCAGGACAACAGACAGAGGAG ATCAAGATTATTGAGCTGCCCAGTAAGACCCCAGTCTGCACCCTGGCACCAGATGCTAAGCTGGGGATGGTCATGTGTATCAAACTGTGGCAG CCAGACTCCGGGCCCGGACCTCTCCTGTTGGCTGGATACGAGGACGGTTCCCTCTTGCTGTGGGATGTAACCCAGAGGTCCAAGCTGAGTGAAGCCAAAGCCCACCCCGAGCCCGTCATGTGCATGACCTTTGACACGGAGCGTCTGAGGGGCATATCCGGATCCTCTGAGAAGAAACTCTCCCCGTGGATGCTGGACGGACAGAACAACCTGCAG CTCCAGGACTGTGTGACGCTTGTCAACCCCGGGGTTTCCCAGCTATGCATCAGGGGTGATGGTAAACTGTTGGCATCAGCAGGCTGGGACCACCGGGTACGAGTATTCGGCTGGAAGAAGCTGCGACCGCTGGCAGTTCTGCAGTACCACACTGACATGGTGCTAAGCGTGGCCTTCTCTGACCACAAGGACCCCAGACAAAGACTGCTGGCTGCTGGATCCAAGGACCAACGGATCAGCCTGTGGTCAATATACAATGAGGGTGCTGACACGGGCTGA